The Melospiza melodia melodia isolate bMelMel2 chromosome 7, bMelMel2.pri, whole genome shotgun sequence genome has a segment encoding these proteins:
- the UPF1 gene encoding regulator of nonsense transcripts 1 isoform X1, whose translation MSVEAYGPSSQTLTFLDTEEAELLGADTQGSEFEFTDFTLPSQTQTPPGPGQAGPAQGQGPPGAGQGAPGPLEAQVNGPDGILQNGAVDENVAKTSQLLAELNFEEDEEDTYYTKDLPVHACSYCGIHDPACVVYCNTSKKWFCNGRGNTSGSHIVNHLVRAKCKEVTLHKDGPLGETVLECYNCGCRNVFLLGFIPAKADSVVVLLCRQPCASQSSLKDINWDSSQWQPLIQDRCFLSWLVKIPSEQEQLRARQITAQQINKLEELWKENPSATLEDLEKPGVDEEPQHVLLRYEDAYQYQNIFGPLVKLEADYDKKLKESQTQDNITVRWDLGLNKKRIAYFTLPKTDSDMRLMQGDEICLRYKGDLAPLWKGIGHVIKVPDSSTDYGDEIAIELRSSVGAPVEVTHNFQVDFVWKSTSFDRMQSALKTFAVDETSVSGYIYHKLLGHEVEDVIIKCQLPKRFTAQGLPDLNHSQVYAVKTVLQRPLSLIQGPPGTGKTVTSATIVYHLARQGNGPVLVCAPSNIAVDQLTEKIHQTGLKVVRLCAKSREAIDSPVSFLALHNQIRNMDSMPELQKLQQLKDETGELSSADEKRYRALKRTAERELLMNADVICCTCVGAGDPRLAKMQFRSILIDESTQATEPECMVPVVLGAKQLILVGDHCQLGPVVMCKKAAKAGLSQSLFERLVVLGIRPIRLQVQYRMHPALSAFPSNIFYEGSLQNGVTAADRVKKGFDFQWPQPDKPMFFYVTQGQEEIASSGTSYLNRTEAANVEKITTKLLKAGAKPDQIGIITPYEGQRSYLVQYMQFSGSLHTKLYQEVEIASVDAFQGREKDFIILSCVRANEHQGIGFLNDPRRLNVALTRARYGVIIVGNPKALSKQPLWNHLLNYYKEQKVLVEGPLNNLRESLMQFSKPRKLVNTINPGARFMTTAMYDAREAIIPGSVYDRSSQGRPSNMYFQTHDQIGMISAGPSHVTAMNIPIPFNLVMPPMPPPGYFGQANGPAAGRGAPKGKTGRGGRQKNRFGIPGASQSNLPNSQASQDVVSQPFSQGPLTQGYISMSQPSQMSQPGLSQPELSQDSYLGDEFKSQIDVALSQDSTYQGERAYQHGGVTGLSQY comes from the exons ATGAGCGTGGAGGCGTACGGCCCCAGCTCGCAGACCCTCACCTTCCTGGACACCGAGGAGGCCGAGCTGCTCGGCGCCGACACGCAGGGCTCCGAGTTCGAGTTCACCGACTTCACCCTCCCCAGCCAGACCCAGACCCCGCCCGGGCCCGGCCAGGCAGGGCCGGCCCAGGGCCAGGGGCCCCCGGGCGCGGGGCAGGGAGCTCCGGGCCCGCTGGAAGCGCAG GTGAATGGCCCTGATGGGATCCTGCAGAATGGAGCTGTGGATGAGAACGTGGCCAAGACCAGCCAGCTCCTGGCAGAGCTCAACttcgaggaggatgaggaggacaccTACTACACCAAGGACCTGCCTGTGCACGCCTGCAG CTACTGTGGGATCCACGACCCTGCCTGTGTGGTTTACTGCAACACCAGCAAGAAATGGTTCTGCAACGGCCGTGGGAACACCTCTGGCAG CCACATTGTGAACCACCTGGTGAGAGCCAAGTGCAAGGAGGTGACGCTGCACAAGGACGGGCCCCTGGGAGAGACGGTCCTGGAGTGCTACAACTGCGGCTGCCGCAACGTCTTCCTGCTGGGCTTCATCCCAGCCAAGGCTGACTCCGTGGTGGTTCTGCTCTGCAG gcagccctgtgccagccagagCAGCTTGAAGGACATCAACTGGGACAGCTCCCAGTGGCAGCCCCTGATCCAGGACCGCTGCTTCCTCTCGTGGCTGGTGAAGATCCCctcggagcaggagcagctccgcgCCCGCCAGATCACGGCCCAGCAGATCAACAAGCTGGAGGAGCTCTGGAAG gaaaATCCATCTGCAACCCTCGAGGACTTGGAAAAACCTGGTGTTGATGAGGAACCCCAGCATGTCCTGCTTAGATATGAAGATGCTTATCaataccaaaatatatttggtccTCTGGTCAAGCTTGAGGCAGATTATGACAAGAAACTCAAGGAATCTCAG ACCCAAGATAACATCACAGTCAGGTGGGACCTGGGCTTGAACAAGAAGAGAATTGCTTATTTCACTTTGCCAAAGACTGATTCAG ACATGCGCCTCATGCAGGGAGATGAGATCTGCCTGAGGTACAAGGGAGACCTGGCCCCCCTCTGGAAAGGAATTGGGCACGTGATCAAAGTTCCTGACA GTTCTACAGATTATGGTGATGAGATCGCCATCGAGCTGAGGAGCAGCGTGGGAGCTCCCGTGGAGGTCACCCACAACTTCCAGGTGGATTTTGTGTGGAAATCCACTTCCTTTGACAG GATGCAGAGTGCTCTGAAAACGTTTGCAGTGGACGAGACCTCAGTGTCTGGGTACATTTACCACAAACTGCTGGGCCATGAGGTGGAAGATGTCATCATCAAATGCCAGCTGCCAAAACGCTTCACAGCCCAGGGACTCCCTGATCTCAACCACTCTCAG gtttATGCTGTCAAGACCGTCCTGCAGCGTCCTCTGAGCCTTATCCAGGGtccccctggcactgggaaaaCAGTGACATCAGCCACCATCGTGTATCACCTGGCCAGGCAGGGCAATGG GCCTGTGCTGGTGTGTGCCCCCAGCAACATCGCTGTGGATCAGCTGACAGAGAAGATCCACCAGACTGGCCTCAAGGTGGTTCGTCTGTGTGCCAAGAGCCGCGAGGCCATCGACTCCCCCGTGTccttcctggccctgcacaaccAGATCAGGAACATGGACAG catgccagagcttcagaagctgcagcagctcaaggATGAGACTGGAGAACTTTCCTCTGCTGATGAGAAGCGTTACCGGGCGCTGAAACGCACGGCGGAGCGGGAGCTGCTCATG AACGCCGACGTGATCTGCTGCACCTGTGTGGGAGCTGGGGACCCCCGGCTGGCCAAGATGCAGTTCCGCTCCATCCTCATCGACGAGAGCACGCAGGCCACCGAGCCCGAGTGCATGGTGCCCGTGGTGCTGGGGGCAAAGCAG CTGATCCTGGTGGGTGACCACTGCCAGCTGGGCCCTGTGGTGATGTGCAAGAAGGCGGCCAAGGCTGGGCTGTCGCAGTCGCTGTTTGAGAGGCTGGTGGTGCTGGGCATCCGGCCCATCCGGCTGCAGGTGCAGTACCGCATGCACCCCGCGCTCAGCGCCTTCCCCTCCAACATCTTCTACGAGGGCTCGCTGCAGAACGGCGTCACTGCAG CTGACAGGGTGAAGAAAGGCTTTGATTTCCAGTGGCCCCAGCCTGACAAGCCCATGTTCTTCTACGTGACCCAGGGCCAGGAGGAGATTGCCAGCTCAGGCACCTCTTACCTGAACAG gaCTGAGGCTGCCAACGTGGAGAAGATCACCACCAAGCTGCTCAAGGCTGGGGCCAAGCCCGACCAGATCGGCATCATCACCCCCTACGAGGGCCAGCGCTCCTACCTGGTGCAGTACATGCAGTTCAGTGGCTCCCTGCACACCAAGCTCTACCAG GAAGTGGAAATTGCCAGTGTGGATGCCTTCCAGGGCAGGGAGAAGGATTTCATCATCCTGTCCTGTGTGAGGGCCAACGAGCACCAGGGCATCGGCTTCCTCAACGACCCCCGGAGGCTGAACGTGGCCCTGACCAGAGCCAG GTACGGGGTGATCATTGTGGGGAACCCCAAGGCCCTGTCCAAGCAGCCCCTCTGGAATCACCTCCTGAATTACTACAAGGAGCAGAAGGTGCTGGTGGAGGGGCCCCTGAACAACCTGAGGGAGAGCCTGATGCAGTTCAGCAAACCCCGCAAGCTCGTCAACACCATCAACCCT GGTGCCCGTTTCATGACCACTGCCATGTATGATGCACGCGAGGCCATCATCCCCGGCTCTGTCTACGACCGCAGCAGCCAAG GGCGTCCATCCAACATGTACTTCCAGACCCACGACCAGATTGGGATGATCAGTGCTGGCCCCAGCCACGTCACTGCCATGAACATTCCCATCCCCTTCAACCTCGTCATGCCCCCCATGCCGCCCCCGGGCTACTTCGGCCAGGCCAACGGCCCCGCTGCAG GCCGTGGGGCTCCCAAGGGGAAGACGGGCCGTGGCGGGCGGCAGAAAAATCGCTTTGGGATCCCTGGCGCCAGCCAGTCCAACCTGCCCAACAGCCAGGCCAGCCAGGACGTGGTGTCCCAGCCCTTCTCGCAGGGCCCCCTGACCCAGGGCTACATCTCCATGAGCCAGCCCTCTCAGATgagccagcctgggctctcccaGCCGGAATTATCCCAG GACAGTTACCTTGGTGATGAGTTTAAATCCCAGATTGACGTGGCGCTGTCACAGGACTCAACTTACCAGGGGGAACGAGCTTATCAACATGGTGGAGTGACGGGACTGTCACAGTATTAG
- the UPF1 gene encoding regulator of nonsense transcripts 1 isoform X2: protein MSVEAYGPSSQTLTFLDTEEAELLGADTQGSEFEFTDFTLPSQTQTPPGPGQAGPAQGQGPPGAGQGAPGPLEAQVNGPDGILQNGAVDENVAKTSQLLAELNFEEDEEDTYYTKDLPVHACSYCGIHDPACVVYCNTSKKWFCNGRGNTSGSHIVNHLVRAKCKEVTLHKDGPLGETVLECYNCGCRNVFLLGFIPAKADSVVVLLCRQPCASQSSLKDINWDSSQWQPLIQDRCFLSWLVKIPSEQEQLRARQITAQQINKLEELWKENPSATLEDLEKPGVDEEPQHVLLRYEDAYQYQNIFGPLVKLEADYDKKLKESQTQDNITVRWDLGLNKKRIAYFTLPKTDSDMRLMQGDEICLRYKGDLAPLWKGIGHVIKVPDNYGDEIAIELRSSVGAPVEVTHNFQVDFVWKSTSFDRMQSALKTFAVDETSVSGYIYHKLLGHEVEDVIIKCQLPKRFTAQGLPDLNHSQVYAVKTVLQRPLSLIQGPPGTGKTVTSATIVYHLARQGNGPVLVCAPSNIAVDQLTEKIHQTGLKVVRLCAKSREAIDSPVSFLALHNQIRNMDSMPELQKLQQLKDETGELSSADEKRYRALKRTAERELLMNADVICCTCVGAGDPRLAKMQFRSILIDESTQATEPECMVPVVLGAKQLILVGDHCQLGPVVMCKKAAKAGLSQSLFERLVVLGIRPIRLQVQYRMHPALSAFPSNIFYEGSLQNGVTAADRVKKGFDFQWPQPDKPMFFYVTQGQEEIASSGTSYLNRTEAANVEKITTKLLKAGAKPDQIGIITPYEGQRSYLVQYMQFSGSLHTKLYQEVEIASVDAFQGREKDFIILSCVRANEHQGIGFLNDPRRLNVALTRARYGVIIVGNPKALSKQPLWNHLLNYYKEQKVLVEGPLNNLRESLMQFSKPRKLVNTINPGARFMTTAMYDAREAIIPGSVYDRSSQGRPSNMYFQTHDQIGMISAGPSHVTAMNIPIPFNLVMPPMPPPGYFGQANGPAAGRGAPKGKTGRGGRQKNRFGIPGASQSNLPNSQASQDVVSQPFSQGPLTQGYISMSQPSQMSQPGLSQPELSQDSYLGDEFKSQIDVALSQDSTYQGERAYQHGGVTGLSQY, encoded by the exons ATGAGCGTGGAGGCGTACGGCCCCAGCTCGCAGACCCTCACCTTCCTGGACACCGAGGAGGCCGAGCTGCTCGGCGCCGACACGCAGGGCTCCGAGTTCGAGTTCACCGACTTCACCCTCCCCAGCCAGACCCAGACCCCGCCCGGGCCCGGCCAGGCAGGGCCGGCCCAGGGCCAGGGGCCCCCGGGCGCGGGGCAGGGAGCTCCGGGCCCGCTGGAAGCGCAG GTGAATGGCCCTGATGGGATCCTGCAGAATGGAGCTGTGGATGAGAACGTGGCCAAGACCAGCCAGCTCCTGGCAGAGCTCAACttcgaggaggatgaggaggacaccTACTACACCAAGGACCTGCCTGTGCACGCCTGCAG CTACTGTGGGATCCACGACCCTGCCTGTGTGGTTTACTGCAACACCAGCAAGAAATGGTTCTGCAACGGCCGTGGGAACACCTCTGGCAG CCACATTGTGAACCACCTGGTGAGAGCCAAGTGCAAGGAGGTGACGCTGCACAAGGACGGGCCCCTGGGAGAGACGGTCCTGGAGTGCTACAACTGCGGCTGCCGCAACGTCTTCCTGCTGGGCTTCATCCCAGCCAAGGCTGACTCCGTGGTGGTTCTGCTCTGCAG gcagccctgtgccagccagagCAGCTTGAAGGACATCAACTGGGACAGCTCCCAGTGGCAGCCCCTGATCCAGGACCGCTGCTTCCTCTCGTGGCTGGTGAAGATCCCctcggagcaggagcagctccgcgCCCGCCAGATCACGGCCCAGCAGATCAACAAGCTGGAGGAGCTCTGGAAG gaaaATCCATCTGCAACCCTCGAGGACTTGGAAAAACCTGGTGTTGATGAGGAACCCCAGCATGTCCTGCTTAGATATGAAGATGCTTATCaataccaaaatatatttggtccTCTGGTCAAGCTTGAGGCAGATTATGACAAGAAACTCAAGGAATCTCAG ACCCAAGATAACATCACAGTCAGGTGGGACCTGGGCTTGAACAAGAAGAGAATTGCTTATTTCACTTTGCCAAAGACTGATTCAG ACATGCGCCTCATGCAGGGAGATGAGATCTGCCTGAGGTACAAGGGAGACCTGGCCCCCCTCTGGAAAGGAATTGGGCACGTGATCAAAGTTCCTGACA ATTATGGTGATGAGATCGCCATCGAGCTGAGGAGCAGCGTGGGAGCTCCCGTGGAGGTCACCCACAACTTCCAGGTGGATTTTGTGTGGAAATCCACTTCCTTTGACAG GATGCAGAGTGCTCTGAAAACGTTTGCAGTGGACGAGACCTCAGTGTCTGGGTACATTTACCACAAACTGCTGGGCCATGAGGTGGAAGATGTCATCATCAAATGCCAGCTGCCAAAACGCTTCACAGCCCAGGGACTCCCTGATCTCAACCACTCTCAG gtttATGCTGTCAAGACCGTCCTGCAGCGTCCTCTGAGCCTTATCCAGGGtccccctggcactgggaaaaCAGTGACATCAGCCACCATCGTGTATCACCTGGCCAGGCAGGGCAATGG GCCTGTGCTGGTGTGTGCCCCCAGCAACATCGCTGTGGATCAGCTGACAGAGAAGATCCACCAGACTGGCCTCAAGGTGGTTCGTCTGTGTGCCAAGAGCCGCGAGGCCATCGACTCCCCCGTGTccttcctggccctgcacaaccAGATCAGGAACATGGACAG catgccagagcttcagaagctgcagcagctcaaggATGAGACTGGAGAACTTTCCTCTGCTGATGAGAAGCGTTACCGGGCGCTGAAACGCACGGCGGAGCGGGAGCTGCTCATG AACGCCGACGTGATCTGCTGCACCTGTGTGGGAGCTGGGGACCCCCGGCTGGCCAAGATGCAGTTCCGCTCCATCCTCATCGACGAGAGCACGCAGGCCACCGAGCCCGAGTGCATGGTGCCCGTGGTGCTGGGGGCAAAGCAG CTGATCCTGGTGGGTGACCACTGCCAGCTGGGCCCTGTGGTGATGTGCAAGAAGGCGGCCAAGGCTGGGCTGTCGCAGTCGCTGTTTGAGAGGCTGGTGGTGCTGGGCATCCGGCCCATCCGGCTGCAGGTGCAGTACCGCATGCACCCCGCGCTCAGCGCCTTCCCCTCCAACATCTTCTACGAGGGCTCGCTGCAGAACGGCGTCACTGCAG CTGACAGGGTGAAGAAAGGCTTTGATTTCCAGTGGCCCCAGCCTGACAAGCCCATGTTCTTCTACGTGACCCAGGGCCAGGAGGAGATTGCCAGCTCAGGCACCTCTTACCTGAACAG gaCTGAGGCTGCCAACGTGGAGAAGATCACCACCAAGCTGCTCAAGGCTGGGGCCAAGCCCGACCAGATCGGCATCATCACCCCCTACGAGGGCCAGCGCTCCTACCTGGTGCAGTACATGCAGTTCAGTGGCTCCCTGCACACCAAGCTCTACCAG GAAGTGGAAATTGCCAGTGTGGATGCCTTCCAGGGCAGGGAGAAGGATTTCATCATCCTGTCCTGTGTGAGGGCCAACGAGCACCAGGGCATCGGCTTCCTCAACGACCCCCGGAGGCTGAACGTGGCCCTGACCAGAGCCAG GTACGGGGTGATCATTGTGGGGAACCCCAAGGCCCTGTCCAAGCAGCCCCTCTGGAATCACCTCCTGAATTACTACAAGGAGCAGAAGGTGCTGGTGGAGGGGCCCCTGAACAACCTGAGGGAGAGCCTGATGCAGTTCAGCAAACCCCGCAAGCTCGTCAACACCATCAACCCT GGTGCCCGTTTCATGACCACTGCCATGTATGATGCACGCGAGGCCATCATCCCCGGCTCTGTCTACGACCGCAGCAGCCAAG GGCGTCCATCCAACATGTACTTCCAGACCCACGACCAGATTGGGATGATCAGTGCTGGCCCCAGCCACGTCACTGCCATGAACATTCCCATCCCCTTCAACCTCGTCATGCCCCCCATGCCGCCCCCGGGCTACTTCGGCCAGGCCAACGGCCCCGCTGCAG GCCGTGGGGCTCCCAAGGGGAAGACGGGCCGTGGCGGGCGGCAGAAAAATCGCTTTGGGATCCCTGGCGCCAGCCAGTCCAACCTGCCCAACAGCCAGGCCAGCCAGGACGTGGTGTCCCAGCCCTTCTCGCAGGGCCCCCTGACCCAGGGCTACATCTCCATGAGCCAGCCCTCTCAGATgagccagcctgggctctcccaGCCGGAATTATCCCAG GACAGTTACCTTGGTGATGAGTTTAAATCCCAGATTGACGTGGCGCTGTCACAGGACTCAACTTACCAGGGGGAACGAGCTTATCAACATGGTGGAGTGACGGGACTGTCACAGTATTAG